A portion of the Nitratidesulfovibrio termitidis HI1 genome contains these proteins:
- a CDS encoding methyl-accepting chemotaxis protein, with the protein MGIRQKLFLPFALSVLLLGGGAYWFLAGELTDLKGVFLRQMARAKANEVNQSVELLAAQALEQAALFSQLPEVQAAYATALSGKIDDEKDPMAQQAREALRRDLAAHMASFTAVTGRKFKLHFHLPNGRSLVRLWNKKQIKRDGQEIDVSDDISTFRKTVVDVNRTGQPMKGIEVGRGGFDIRGVSPVKGADGKQIGSVEVLIEFAPLLKIASSAEGEDVLLYMNASLGSLAQGMSDPAKHPRVGNDFIFAAGNPQIPAAALVTPQLLLAGKQGLSTTEGGDTALVAFPVKDYRGEQVGVFVHTSNISGATAIFERFSGIMLAALLALLVVPGVVFSVLVSRFVTSPVSRVVALIRDITEDRANLNDRLNDAGRDEISQLARWFNRLMGKIEDILCSVEGYKNVVNAIPDPVFAVDDDYNIILANTAVARIAGLDDGEKVRGRKCSSIFNASICGTSQCPINQAMQLGGRFEAGIVELNILGQTRYVRPYGDIVRDCHGNKAGYLEVASDVSELVMKERDLHAHMARMEKVNAELVTVAGQVADATGSIESQTEGVMRGTENQRGLITESVTAIEQMNATIMEVARSAANASRQADSGQARAREGAQVVDDAVAAIGQVSNLTGVLRGNLGELGRQAESIGQIMNVISDIADQTNLLALNAAIEAARAGDAGRGFAVVADEVRKLAEKTMNATQEVRRSIETIQSGAARNIASMEEVAGAVDNATTLAGRSGEALREIVALVNDTSAQVTSIATAAEEQSAASEEITRSVSQVSGLSDDTARRMEEAARAINDLGALAARLREIVQG; encoded by the coding sequence ATGGGCATTCGGCAAAAACTCTTTCTCCCCTTCGCGCTGTCCGTTCTGCTGCTGGGCGGCGGCGCATACTGGTTCCTGGCTGGCGAACTGACGGACCTGAAGGGCGTCTTCCTGCGCCAGATGGCGCGGGCCAAGGCCAACGAGGTGAACCAGTCGGTGGAACTGCTGGCGGCGCAGGCCCTGGAACAGGCCGCGCTGTTTTCGCAATTGCCGGAAGTGCAGGCGGCTTACGCCACGGCCCTTTCCGGCAAGATAGACGATGAAAAGGACCCCATGGCGCAGCAGGCCCGCGAAGCCCTGCGACGCGATCTTGCCGCGCACATGGCCTCGTTCACGGCGGTGACCGGGCGCAAGTTCAAGCTGCATTTCCATCTGCCCAACGGGCGCAGCCTGGTGCGGCTGTGGAACAAGAAGCAGATCAAGCGCGACGGGCAGGAAATCGACGTTTCCGACGACATTTCCACCTTCCGCAAGACCGTGGTGGACGTGAACCGCACCGGCCAGCCCATGAAGGGCATAGAAGTGGGGCGCGGCGGCTTCGACATCCGCGGCGTTTCGCCGGTAAAGGGCGCGGACGGCAAGCAGATCGGCTCGGTGGAAGTGCTCATCGAGTTCGCGCCGCTGCTCAAGATCGCTTCCAGCGCCGAGGGCGAGGACGTGCTGCTGTACATGAACGCCTCGCTGGGGTCGCTGGCCCAGGGCATGAGCGACCCCGCAAAGCACCCGCGCGTGGGCAACGATTTCATCTTTGCCGCAGGTAACCCGCAGATACCTGCCGCCGCGCTGGTCACCCCGCAACTGCTGCTGGCGGGCAAGCAGGGGCTGAGCACCACGGAGGGCGGCGATACGGCGCTGGTTGCCTTCCCGGTCAAGGATTACCGGGGCGAGCAGGTGGGCGTGTTCGTGCACACATCGAACATCAGCGGGGCCACGGCCATCTTCGAACGCTTCTCCGGCATCATGCTGGCGGCGCTGCTGGCGCTGCTGGTGGTGCCGGGCGTGGTGTTCTCGGTGCTGGTGTCGCGCTTCGTCACCTCGCCGGTGTCGCGCGTGGTGGCCCTGATCCGCGACATCACCGAGGATCGCGCCAACCTCAACGACCGCCTGAACGATGCCGGTCGCGACGAAATCAGCCAGCTGGCCCGGTGGTTCAACCGGCTGATGGGCAAGATCGAGGACATCCTGTGCTCGGTGGAAGGCTACAAGAACGTGGTCAACGCCATCCCCGACCCGGTGTTTGCCGTGGACGACGACTACAACATCATTCTCGCCAACACGGCCGTGGCCCGTATCGCCGGGTTGGACGACGGCGAGAAGGTGCGCGGACGCAAGTGCAGTTCCATTTTCAACGCCTCCATCTGCGGCACCTCCCAGTGCCCGATCAACCAGGCCATGCAGCTTGGTGGCCGGTTCGAGGCGGGCATCGTGGAACTGAACATCCTTGGGCAGACCCGCTACGTGCGCCCCTACGGCGACATCGTGCGCGACTGCCACGGCAACAAGGCCGGGTACCTTGAAGTGGCCAGCGACGTGAGCGAACTGGTGATGAAGGAACGCGACCTGCATGCCCACATGGCACGCATGGAAAAGGTCAACGCCGAACTGGTCACCGTGGCCGGGCAGGTGGCCGACGCCACCGGGTCCATCGAGAGCCAGACCGAGGGCGTGATGCGCGGCACCGAGAACCAGCGCGGGCTGATCACCGAATCGGTGACGGCCATCGAACAGATGAACGCCACCATCATGGAGGTGGCGCGCAGCGCCGCCAACGCCTCGCGCCAGGCCGACAGCGGCCAGGCCCGTGCCCGTGAGGGCGCGCAGGTGGTGGATGACGCGGTGGCCGCCATCGGCCAGGTCAGCAACCTTACCGGGGTGCTGCGCGGCAATCTGGGCGAACTGGGGCGGCAGGCGGAATCCATCGGCCAGATCATGAACGTGATCAGCGACATTGCCGACCAGACCAACCTGCTGGCACTGAACGCCGCCATCGAGGCGGCCCGCGCGGGCGATGCCGGGCGCGGCTTTGCCGTGGTGGCCGACGAGGTACGCAAGCTGGCCGAAAAGACCATGAACGCCACGCAGGAAGTGCGCCGGTCCATAGAAACCATCCAGTCCGGGGCCGCGCGCAACATCGCCAGCATGGAAGAGGTGGCCGGCGCCGTGGACAACGCCACGACGCTGGCGGGCCGCTCGGGCGAGGCGCTGCGCGAGATCGTGGCCCTGGTCAACGACACCTCGGCCCAGGTCACCTCCATCGCCACGGCGGCGGAGGAACAGTCCGCCGCCAGCGAGGAGATAACCCGCAGCGTGAGCCAGGTCAGCGGCCTGTCCGACGATACAGCCCGGCGCATGGAAGAGGCGGCGCGGGCCATCAACGACCTTGGCGCGCTGGCGGCGCGCCTGCGCGAAATCGTGCAGGGCTGA
- a CDS encoding PAS domain S-box protein, with protein MTQPLRVLVAEDDAVGAALLCGLLVREGHVVIGPAAMGEEAVRLARDERPDAVLMDIWLAGDMNGVEATRAITADFDIPVILVTGATEATDHELMEQVAGSGALGFMSKPVTGDALRMNLRIVRHHTRLHARLRDSEQRYRSIFDNAVVGIYMADPEGRYLVSNRAFAEMLGWSGPGELVSGVRSMDAQIYEAPGRRQELLARLRAEGTVTGFVSQVYGRDGDLLWVSEHCTAVHDWAGELRHYEGIVVDVTARIEAEQRWRTTLGILRSTIDAMPDHVVLLDLERNVIMANASWVRQMCGPGHVDAAIPADTAEQVDGAVMVRCPDCVSEDGGPTPLDRFLREGGHQSGPVRLLPGGQACTCSVSPYRAPDGTVIGAVLVLRRDGEGCLSASEGCAARADMAGRRGV; from the coding sequence ATGACGCAGCCGTTGCGCGTGCTGGTCGCTGAGGACGATGCCGTCGGAGCGGCCCTGCTGTGCGGGCTGCTGGTCCGCGAGGGACACGTGGTGATCGGCCCCGCCGCCATGGGCGAGGAGGCCGTGCGTCTGGCCCGCGACGAACGGCCCGACGCCGTGCTCATGGACATCTGGCTGGCCGGAGACATGAACGGCGTGGAGGCCACCCGCGCCATCACCGCCGACTTCGACATTCCGGTCATTCTGGTCACCGGCGCCACCGAGGCCACGGACCACGAGCTCATGGAACAGGTGGCGGGCAGCGGCGCGCTTGGCTTCATGTCCAAGCCGGTCACCGGCGACGCCCTGCGCATGAACCTGCGCATCGTGCGCCATCACACCCGCCTGCATGCCCGGTTGCGCGACAGCGAGCAGCGCTACCGTTCCATCTTCGACAACGCCGTGGTGGGCATCTACATGGCCGACCCGGAAGGGCGGTACCTGGTGTCCAACCGCGCCTTTGCCGAAATGCTGGGCTGGTCCGGGCCGGGCGAGCTGGTTTCGGGCGTGCGCTCCATGGACGCGCAGATCTACGAGGCCCCGGGCCGGCGGCAGGAACTGCTGGCCCGCCTGCGCGCCGAAGGCACGGTGACGGGTTTCGTCTCGCAGGTGTACGGGCGCGACGGGGATCTGCTGTGGGTGTCGGAGCATTGCACCGCCGTGCACGACTGGGCGGGCGAACTGCGGCACTACGAGGGCATCGTGGTCGACGTCACCGCCCGCATCGAGGCGGAGCAGCGTTGGCGCACCACCCTCGGCATCCTGCGCAGCACCATCGACGCCATGCCCGACCATGTGGTGCTGCTGGACCTGGAGCGCAACGTGATCATGGCCAACGCCTCGTGGGTGCGGCAGATGTGCGGACCGGGGCATGTGGATGCGGCGATTCCGGCGGATACGGCGGAGCAGGTAGACGGCGCCGTCATGGTGCGCTGCCCGGATTGCGTGTCCGAAGACGGCGGCCCCACGCCCCTCGACCGCTTCCTGCGAGAAGGCGGGCACCAGTCCGGCCCCGTGCGCCTGCTGCCCGGCGGACAGGCGTGCACCTGCAGCGTTTCGCCCTACCGCGCACCGGACGGCACGGTCATCGGCGCGGTGCTGGTGCTGCGCCGCGATGGCGAAGGATGCCTCTCCGCTTCCGAAGGGTGTGCCGCGCGGGCGGACATGGCCGGGCGCCGGGGGGTGTGA
- a CDS encoding PAS domain-containing sensor histidine kinase, giving the protein MTPPLPTFHAPAERSPDADLLRQAGLFRDPTLVSLLDSVTDIVLILNRHRQIVFVNRNLLELLSLSDGANLLGLRPGELFHCENACEGPGGCGTADGCRECGAVKAVLCALGDERRVEECRITQRKGDDVLAYDLKVCATPFERDGERFVIFAINDISHEKRRRALERIFFHDILNTAGGLRNLAQMILEEVPLDLRGDTMLLHRFSNALVEEIVTQKLLLAAETDELPVDPHPVDGVELLRDVANLYTGHDTARGRALTVLSCAADTAMVTDSTLLGRVLGNLVKNALEATPEQGEVLLACDCDGECVTFRVRNPGYIRPDVQRQIFQRSFSTKGAGRGLGTYSIRLLTQNYLKGRVGFETSPSGWTEFRVRLPRNAFNGTVTDVPDAPGACAGPGDIRAGAPNRAPTWAREQGQAPGEGPLWNDNSEARGRDATAWGSDDAAVARAGR; this is encoded by the coding sequence ATGACCCCGCCCCTGCCCACGTTCCACGCCCCCGCAGAGCGTTCACCCGACGCCGACCTGCTGCGCCAGGCCGGGCTGTTCCGCGACCCCACCCTGGTCAGCCTGCTCGATTCGGTGACGGACATCGTGCTGATCCTGAACCGGCACCGCCAGATCGTTTTCGTCAACCGCAACCTGCTGGAACTGCTGTCCCTGTCCGACGGCGCCAACCTGCTGGGGCTGCGCCCCGGCGAGCTGTTCCACTGCGAGAACGCCTGCGAAGGCCCCGGCGGTTGCGGCACGGCGGACGGGTGCCGCGAGTGTGGCGCGGTAAAGGCGGTGCTGTGCGCCCTGGGCGACGAGCGCCGGGTGGAGGAATGCCGCATCACCCAGCGCAAGGGCGACGACGTGCTGGCCTACGACCTGAAGGTCTGCGCCACCCCGTTCGAGCGGGACGGCGAGCGGTTCGTCATCTTCGCGATCAACGACATCAGCCACGAAAAGCGGCGTCGCGCGCTGGAACGCATCTTTTTCCACGACATCCTGAACACGGCGGGCGGGTTGCGCAACCTGGCCCAGATGATCCTGGAAGAAGTGCCCCTGGACCTGCGCGGCGACACCATGCTGCTGCACCGCTTTTCCAACGCGCTGGTGGAAGAGATCGTCACCCAGAAACTGCTGCTGGCCGCCGAGACCGACGAGTTGCCGGTGGACCCGCACCCGGTGGACGGGGTGGAACTGCTGCGCGACGTGGCCAACCTGTACACCGGGCACGACACCGCGCGGGGCCGTGCCCTTACCGTGTTGTCCTGTGCCGCGGACACGGCCATGGTCACGGATTCCACGCTGCTGGGCCGGGTGCTGGGCAACCTGGTCAAGAACGCCCTGGAAGCCACCCCCGAGCAGGGCGAGGTGCTGCTTGCCTGTGATTGCGACGGCGAGTGCGTCACCTTTCGGGTGCGCAACCCCGGCTACATCCGGCCCGACGTGCAGCGCCAGATATTTCAACGTTCGTTTTCCACCAAGGGGGCGGGGCGCGGGCTTGGCACCTACAGCATCCGCCTGCTGACGCAGAACTACCTGAAGGGGCGGGTGGGCTTTGAAACCTCGCCGTCGGGCTGGACGGAATTCCGGGTCCGCCTGCCGCGCAACGCCTTCAACGGCACGGTAACAGATGTTCCCGATGCGCCCGGCGCGTGTGCAGGGCCCGGCGACATCCGCGCCGGCGCTCCGAACCGTGCGCCCACATGGGCGCGCGAGCAGGGGCAAGCCCCCGGCGAGGGGCCGTTGTGGAACGACAACAGCGAAGCGCGCGGGCGCGACGCAACCGCATGGGGGAGCGATGACGCAGCCGTTGCGCGTGCTGGTCGCTGA
- the thiD gene encoding bifunctional hydroxymethylpyrimidine kinase/phosphomethylpyrimidine kinase, with translation MTVHAQHATPPCILTIAGSDSGGGAGIQADIKAMTALGGFGMSVITALTAQNGLGVTGIHAPDAEFVALQLSTVLDGFPVAGAKTGMLFSAPIIEAVADVLDARKNFPLVVDPVSVSQSGHRLLREDAVQALVRRILPLADLLTPNRPEAEMLAGMDIATESDAREAVRRILDMGPKAVLLKGGHFEGSGDLIDWLGLPGGADGQPDIVALSQPRVDTPNNHGTGCTLSAAIATCLGLGMELLPAVQRAQRYLNLCLRESYTPGRGFGPPNHAAPLTLREF, from the coding sequence ATGACCGTACACGCACAACACGCCACGCCCCCCTGCATCCTGACCATCGCCGGGTCCGATTCCGGCGGCGGCGCGGGCATCCAGGCTGACATCAAGGCCATGACCGCCCTCGGCGGTTTCGGCATGAGCGTCATCACCGCGCTCACGGCGCAGAACGGCCTTGGCGTTACCGGCATCCACGCCCCGGACGCGGAGTTCGTGGCCCTGCAACTGTCCACCGTGCTGGACGGCTTTCCCGTGGCCGGGGCCAAGACGGGCATGCTGTTCTCCGCGCCCATCATCGAGGCCGTGGCCGACGTGCTGGACGCCCGCAAGAACTTTCCGTTGGTGGTGGACCCGGTGTCCGTGAGCCAGAGCGGGCACCGCCTGCTGCGCGAGGACGCCGTGCAAGCCCTGGTGCGCCGCATCCTGCCCCTGGCCGATCTGCTGACCCCCAACCGGCCCGAGGCGGAAATGCTGGCGGGCATGGACATCGCCACGGAAAGCGACGCCCGCGAGGCGGTGCGCCGTATCCTGGACATGGGGCCGAAGGCCGTGCTGCTGAAGGGCGGCCACTTCGAGGGCAGCGGCGACCTGATCGACTGGCTGGGCCTGCCCGGTGGCGCGGATGGTCAGCCGGACATCGTCGCGCTTTCGCAGCCGCGCGTGGATACCCCCAACAACCATGGCACCGGCTGCACCCTGTCCGCCGCCATCGCCACCTGCCTCGGCCTCGGCATGGAACTGTTGCCCGCCGTGCAGCGCGCCCAGCGCTACCTGAACCTGTGCCTGCGCGAAAGCTACACCCCGGGCCGGGGCTTCGGCCCGCCCAACCATGCCGCGCCGCTGACCCTGCGCGAGTTCTAG